A stretch of DNA from Bacteroidota bacterium:
ATGCCGCCACGGACACACTCGCGTACCACCAAATGATACGCGACAGTGATTGGGAGGGACGCGTGGTCCCTTGTTTTCGCCCGGATGCTGTTTTTCGAATCAGTACCCCTGGTTGGCAGCAGGAAATCAAAAAGCTTGCGGCAGTGTCGGGGAAGGAAATAGCGTCGTACCAACACTTCATAGCTGCCATTGAGGGCCGGCGTGAATTCTTTCGTTCGATGGGCGCCACGTCTACGGATCATGCTGTGCTTGTACCGTATACCGAACGGATTTCGAACAAAGCCGCGGAAGACCTCTTCGAACGCGCGATCCGAGGCAAAGCAACCGCCCATGATCAGGCGCAATTCGAAGCGCACATGCTTATGGAGATGGCGCGAATGAGCGTCGAAGATGGGCTTGTCATGCAAATCCATCCGGGCTCCTTGCGGGGGCACAACGCGGCAATAGCCAAGCGCTTTGGACCAGACAAAGGTGCGGACATCCCACTTGCAACTGAGTACACGCAAAACCTGAAAGCTTTGCTGAATGCGTATGGGACAGACGCGCGCCTTCGGTTGGTTGTATTTACATTGGATGAAACCACGTATGCACGCGAACTTGCCCCGCTTGCCGGCCATTATCCGGCGATGCGCCTCGGGCCAGCCTGGTGGTTTCATGACAGCATTGAGGGCATGCGCCGGTACCGCGAGCAAACCACAGAGACCGCTGGCATCTACAACACGGCCGGCTTCAATGACGACACCCGTGCCTTCCTCTCGATTCCCGCCCGTCACGACCTGGCGCGCCGCGTAGATGCTAACTACCTGGCCGGCCTCGTTGCAGACTATAGAATTGACGCAGAGGACGCGCTCAAGATGATGCGGGCGCTGACTTACGATTTGGTGAAGGATACTTATCGGTTTGGCTAATGGCTCGGCCTTGTGCTTTGCAGAAAACTGTGTACCTTCATAGGTCGATTGCTGTATTTTTTTGGTTATTTGCTCGTTATGCCCAACTTGATTGGGTCTTTATATCACAGTTAATATGCCTTGTGAAAATGGGTCATTATGCTCGTTTTTACTCCACGTC
This window harbors:
- the uxaC gene encoding glucuronate isomerase gives rise to the protein MQPLTQHPDRYFDTRPTVLPIARALYDSAKDLPIVCPHGHVPPELLAENKPFPEPTALLITPDHYIFRMLYSQGIPLEQLGIPTIDGTPIAENPRVIWQCFADHYHLFLGTPTRAWMDYVLYHVFDVRIKLESATADTIYDAVLERLQEEAFRPRALFDSFNVEVLTTTDAATDTLAYHQMIRDSDWEGRVVPCFRPDAVFRISTPGWQQEIKKLAAVSGKEIASYQHFIAAIEGRREFFRSMGATSTDHAVLVPYTERISNKAAEDLFERAIRGKATAHDQAQFEAHMLMEMARMSVEDGLVMQIHPGSLRGHNAAIAKRFGPDKGADIPLATEYTQNLKALLNAYGTDARLRLVVFTLDETTYARELAPLAGHYPAMRLGPAWWFHDSIEGMRRYREQTTETAGIYNTAGFNDDTRAFLSIPARHDLARRVDANYLAGLVADYRIDAEDALKMMRALTYDLVKDTYRFG